In a genomic window of Flavobacterium lipolyticum:
- the nagB gene encoding glucosamine-6-phosphate deaminase, with protein MIKSNIDKATGFEKRFENINTVVFENSTEASKAVAQQIAALIQSKQKNNESCVLGLATGSSPKGLYTELVRLHKEDGLSFKNVITFNLDEYYPMEPDSVNSYVRFMKELLLDQIDILPENYHIPNGKLSKEEIADYCHEYEAKIEALGGIDLQILGIGGNGHIGFNESGSLQNSKTRLVALDHITRVAASGDFSGLSNTPRTAITLGVKKIMEAKQVILMAWGEGKSNIIKKSVEGEVTNQIPASFLQEHNQVVFVLDKEASSKLTRINRPWLVEKIIWTDKLIRKAVLGLALDLKKPILMLTDADYIENGMSDLLADSGPAYDINIRIFNKLQNTITGWPGGKPNADDTHRPERAEPVRKKVLLFSPHPDDDIISMGGTFMRLQEQGHEVHVAYQTSGNIAVADDEALRFAKFVCDYNDKFKIQSIEAETICKKAEHFLKNKKASEIDIPEVRYLKGLIRKGEARATSQFVGLPEEQIHFMELPFYETGAIEKKPLGCEDIQLTIDLIEKIKPHQIYAAGDLADPHGTHKVCLDAIFEAVKTLKPKPFMNDCWVWLYRGAWQEWGIDEVEMAVPMSPDQVLAKRHGIFKHQSQKDGVVFQGTDAREFWQRAEDRNSETAQLYNQLGLSRYAAMEAFVRWEF; from the coding sequence ATGATAAAAAGTAACATCGATAAAGCAACGGGTTTCGAAAAACGATTCGAAAACATCAATACGGTTGTTTTCGAAAATTCAACGGAAGCCTCTAAAGCAGTCGCTCAGCAAATTGCGGCACTTATTCAATCCAAACAAAAAAACAACGAATCTTGTGTATTAGGCTTGGCAACCGGCTCTTCTCCAAAAGGATTGTATACCGAACTGGTCCGTTTGCACAAAGAAGATGGGTTAAGTTTCAAAAACGTAATTACTTTCAATCTCGACGAATACTATCCGATGGAACCGGATTCGGTTAACAGTTATGTTCGATTTATGAAAGAATTGTTGCTGGATCAAATAGACATCTTACCTGAAAACTACCACATTCCCAACGGAAAACTATCCAAAGAAGAAATCGCGGATTACTGCCACGAATATGAAGCTAAAATTGAAGCTTTGGGCGGAATCGATCTGCAAATTCTTGGAATCGGCGGAAACGGTCATATTGGATTTAACGAATCGGGATCGCTACAAAACTCCAAAACACGTCTGGTAGCACTGGATCACATTACCAGAGTAGCAGCCAGCGGAGACTTTTCCGGATTGAGTAATACCCCCCGAACCGCCATTACACTTGGAGTCAAAAAAATAATGGAAGCCAAACAGGTTATTTTAATGGCCTGGGGAGAAGGAAAATCCAATATCATAAAAAAATCGGTTGAAGGAGAAGTCACCAATCAAATTCCCGCTTCGTTTTTACAGGAACACAACCAGGTTGTTTTTGTACTGGACAAAGAAGCATCCTCAAAACTAACGCGTATCAACAGACCCTGGCTGGTTGAAAAAATCATCTGGACCGATAAACTGATCCGAAAAGCAGTTTTAGGACTGGCGCTCGATTTAAAAAAACCAATTTTGATGCTTACCGATGCCGACTATATTGAAAACGGGATGAGCGATTTACTGGCCGATTCAGGTCCGGCATACGACATTAACATCAGGATTTTTAATAAACTTCAAAATACAATCACGGGTTGGCCGGGAGGTAAACCAAATGCTGACGACACCCATCGCCCGGAAAGAGCAGAACCAGTCCGAAAAAAAGTATTGCTTTTTAGTCCACATCCTGATGATGATATTATCAGTATGGGTGGAACTTTTATGCGTTTACAGGAACAGGGACACGAGGTACATGTGGCCTATCAAACCTCCGGAAATATTGCCGTTGCCGATGATGAAGCCTTGAGATTTGCCAAATTTGTCTGTGATTACAATGACAAATTTAAAATTCAAAGTATCGAAGCTGAAACCATCTGCAAAAAAGCGGAACACTTTTTAAAAAACAAAAAAGCCAGTGAAATTGATATTCCGGAAGTTCGCTATTTAAAAGGACTGATCCGAAAAGGAGAAGCACGCGCCACCAGTCAATTTGTAGGTTTACCGGAAGAACAGATTCATTTTATGGAACTTCCTTTTTACGAAACCGGAGCGATTGAAAAAAAACCTTTGGGCTGTGAGGATATCCAACTGACTATTGATTTAATCGAAAAAATCAAACCGCATCAAATCTATGCGGCAGGAGATTTAGCCGATCCGCACGGAACGCATAAAGTATGCCTGGATGCGATCTTTGAAGCTGTAAAAACACTAAAGCCAAAACCTTTTATGAACGATTGCTGGGTGTGGCTCTACCGGGGTGCCTGGCAGGAATGGGGAATCGATGAGGTCGAAATGGCCGTACCCATGAGTCCTGATCAAGTACTCGCAAAACGCCACGGAATTTTCAAACATCAGTCGCAAAAAGACGGTGTTGTTTTTCAGGGTACCGATGCCAGAGAATTTTGGCAAAGAGCCGAAGACCGAAATAGCGAAACAGCTCAATTGTACAATCAGTTAGGTTTGTCACGTTATGCCGCAATGGAAGCTTTTGTGCGCTGGGAATTTTAG
- a CDS encoding SDR family oxidoreductase — translation MKNTKILVLGSNGKTGRRVAERLEQIEGIEVRLGSRNEKLPFDWEKPETWAAVLQDIDTVYITFQPDLAIPSAVETIQNFTGLATKLGVQKMVLLSGRGEKEAQLCEEIVKSAAKNWTIIRASWFNQNFSESFFLDPILAGIVALPRAEALEPFTDADDIADVVTAALLEDKHNGQTYELTGPRLLTFQQAVNEIAEASGRNITFQGLSLEQYNQLLQEYQVPEDHIWLINYLFEQVLDGRNSSITSDIENILGRKAKDFSAYAKETAKTKIWNS, via the coding sequence ATGAAAAATACAAAAATTTTAGTTCTGGGTTCCAATGGAAAAACAGGACGCAGAGTAGCCGAAAGATTAGAACAAATTGAAGGTATTGAAGTTCGTTTGGGTTCCCGAAATGAAAAACTACCTTTCGATTGGGAAAAACCGGAAACCTGGGCAGCTGTCCTTCAGGATATCGATACCGTTTATATTACTTTTCAACCAGACTTAGCCATTCCTTCAGCGGTAGAAACTATTCAGAATTTTACTGGTCTTGCCACAAAATTGGGTGTACAAAAAATGGTTTTACTTTCGGGAAGAGGAGAAAAAGAAGCACAGCTTTGTGAGGAAATCGTTAAATCGGCTGCCAAAAACTGGACCATTATTCGTGCCAGCTGGTTCAATCAGAACTTTAGTGAAAGTTTCTTTTTAGATCCGATATTAGCCGGAATAGTGGCCTTACCAAGGGCAGAAGCACTGGAACCTTTTACCGATGCCGATGATATTGCCGATGTGGTTACGGCCGCTCTTTTAGAAGACAAACACAACGGACAAACGTATGAATTAACCGGTCCAAGGTTACTGACGTTCCAACAAGCCGTAAATGAAATTGCCGAAGCCAGTGGTCGAAATATTACCTTTCAGGGACTATCGTTAGAACAATACAATCAGCTTTTGCAGGAATATCAGGTTCCGGAAGATCATATTTGGCTCATCAACTATCTTTTTGAACAGGTTTTGGATGGACGAAATTCGAGTATCACTTCAGATATAGAAAACATTTTGGGCAGAAAAGCAAAAGATTTTTCCGCCTACGCAAAAGAAACTGCCAAGACCAAAATCTGGAACTCTTAA
- a CDS encoding gluconate 5-dehydrogenase, protein MSINLFDLTGKTALITGGVHGLGMAMAKGLGHAGAKIVVNDHSSQEAVDHAIAEYKSEGIEAFGYLFDVTDEAAVIAAISKIEAEVGPIDILINNAGIIKRTPIIEMEVADFEAVVKVDLTGPFIVSKNVAKGMITRGGGKIINMCSMMSELGRDSVSAYAAAKGGLKMLTKNMATEWAKFNIQTNGIGPGYFATSQTAPIRVNGHPFNEFIMGRTPAGRWGDPDDLQGAAIFLSSKASDFVNGHIVYVDGGILATIGKPSNED, encoded by the coding sequence ATGTCAATTAACTTATTTGATTTAACGGGAAAAACAGCACTCATTACGGGAGGAGTTCATGGTCTAGGAATGGCAATGGCCAAAGGGCTGGGACATGCAGGGGCAAAAATTGTAGTAAACGATCATTCTTCGCAAGAAGCTGTTGATCATGCAATCGCTGAATACAAATCAGAAGGAATTGAGGCTTTCGGATACCTGTTTGATGTAACAGATGAAGCTGCTGTAATTGCCGCTATCAGCAAAATAGAGGCTGAAGTGGGACCAATCGATATTTTAATCAATAATGCCGGAATTATCAAAAGAACTCCCATTATAGAAATGGAAGTTGCCGATTTTGAAGCGGTAGTAAAAGTAGATCTGACCGGTCCTTTTATTGTTTCAAAAAATGTGGCAAAAGGCATGATCACACGCGGAGGAGGAAAAATCATCAACATGTGTTCAATGATGAGCGAGCTGGGAAGAGACTCTGTAAGCGCTTACGCTGCTGCAAAAGGTGGACTTAAAATGCTGACCAAAAATATGGCCACCGAATGGGCTAAATTTAACATTCAGACCAACGGAATTGGGCCGGGTTATTTTGCCACTAGCCAAACAGCACCTATCAGAGTAAACGGGCATCCGTTTAATGAATTTATTATGGGAAGAACTCCCGCAGGACGTTGGGGAGATCCGGACGATTTACAGGGAGCCGCCATCTTTTTAAGCTCAAAAGCAAGTGATTTTGTAAACGGTCATATTGTGTATGTTGACGGCGGAATATTGGCAACCATAGGAAAACCTTCAAACGAAGACTAA
- a CDS encoding TetR/AcrR family transcriptional regulator: protein MRARDVDKEKLVIEMAIDQIVQEGFQGFSMNKLAKACSISVGTLYIYYKDKDDLIQKIGAIIALKFFTSTVKNFSPEMSFEEGLWKQWENRANFTMKYPKEVAFFEIVKHSPHSEIILDSIQEFADFRRIMKTFIDNGLRNNELIPMTFEAFWSVAYGPLYTLLNLHTEGKSMGGKPFTLTKEIMKEAFQATVKGLKP, encoded by the coding sequence ATGAGAGCAAGAGATGTCGACAAAGAAAAATTAGTAATCGAAATGGCAATTGATCAGATTGTTCAGGAAGGATTTCAGGGTTTTAGTATGAACAAGCTGGCGAAGGCCTGTTCTATTTCTGTTGGCACGCTTTACATCTATTACAAAGACAAAGATGATTTGATTCAAAAAATAGGTGCCATTATCGCGCTGAAGTTTTTTACCAGCACCGTGAAGAACTTTTCGCCTGAAATGTCATTTGAGGAAGGTTTATGGAAACAGTGGGAAAACCGCGCCAACTTTACCATGAAGTATCCCAAGGAAGTTGCATTTTTTGAAATTGTCAAACATTCCCCTCATTCAGAGATCATTCTGGATTCTATTCAGGAGTTTGCAGATTTTAGAAGGATTATGAAAACGTTTATAGACAACGGCTTACGCAATAACGAGCTGATTCCTATGACATTTGAGGCTTTTTGGAGTGTTGCCTATGGGCCTTTGTACACTTTATTGAACTTACATACTGAAGGTAAGAGTATGGGAGGAAAACCCTTTACACTTACTAAGGAAATTATGAAAGAAGCCTTTCAGGCCACTGTAAAAGGACTAAAACCATGA
- a CDS encoding DUF5367 family protein, producing MKYSRGIFSGFIVWLCVSFSFYLLGNTSLLKDYFLIQAAIVMVFIIFYAIIGAKFYYQKKYNTNGLTLGIVMSGTALFLDVLITVPFVEIPEGRSYESFFTSPILWALAVINAFSVYLYWKRKIKT from the coding sequence ATGAAATATAGCAGAGGAATATTTTCAGGATTTATAGTTTGGTTGTGCGTTAGTTTTTCTTTTTATCTTTTAGGTAATACTTCCCTTCTCAAAGATTATTTTCTAATACAAGCCGCAATCGTTATGGTATTTATTATTTTTTATGCCATCATTGGCGCAAAATTCTATTATCAGAAAAAATACAACACCAATGGTCTTACGCTTGGAATAGTAATGTCGGGAACAGCATTGTTTTTGGACGTTTTGATAACCGTTCCTTTTGTTGAAATTCCCGAAGGAAGAAGTTATGAGAGCTTTTTCACCAGTCCCATTTTATGGGCACTGGCTGTTATAAACGCTTTTTCGGTGTATCTGTATTGGAAGAGAAAAATTAAAACTTAA
- the rhuM gene encoding RhuM family protein, whose product MNTGEILIYQNQEGTIKIDVRLEEETVWLTQDQMAQLFGKAKSTINEHIKNIFEEGELQESLCMHKFGNSEFQQKAPNFYNLDVIISVGYRVKSLQGTQFRIWATQRLKEYIVKGFALNDDRFKSGNTMNYFNELQQRIREIRISEKFFYQKIKDIYTTSIDYDAKDEKTISFFKMVQNKLLWAISQNTAAELVYRRVDASLPLLGMQSFDKKNDQTVQKTDVSIAKNYLTEDEIKLLGLLVEQYLAFAETMAQQQTPMYMKDWAERLDSILQLNGRELLSHAGKISHQMALDKSTQEFEKFKESRKSLEIEQSLKEIEADIKKLKK is encoded by the coding sequence ATGAACACGGGAGAAATACTTATATATCAAAATCAGGAAGGTACGATTAAAATCGATGTACGACTTGAAGAAGAAACAGTTTGGTTAACTCAGGACCAGATGGCACAATTATTTGGGAAAGCCAAATCTACTATTAACGAACATATTAAAAATATTTTTGAAGAAGGAGAACTTCAGGAAAGCTTGTGTATGCACAAATTCGGAAATTCCGAATTTCAGCAAAAAGCGCCAAATTTTTACAATCTTGATGTCATAATTTCAGTAGGTTACAGAGTAAAATCGCTTCAGGGAACGCAATTTCGTATTTGGGCAACCCAAAGACTAAAAGAATACATTGTAAAAGGTTTCGCATTGAATGACGACCGATTTAAATCAGGTAATACCATGAATTACTTTAACGAATTGCAACAACGCATTCGTGAGATTCGAATATCTGAAAAATTCTTCTACCAAAAAATAAAAGACATTTATACCACAAGTATTGATTATGATGCCAAAGACGAAAAAACAATTTCATTTTTCAAAATGGTGCAAAATAAATTGCTGTGGGCAATTTCTCAAAATACTGCAGCTGAATTAGTCTACCGAAGAGTAGACGCTTCTTTACCATTATTAGGAATGCAGTCTTTTGATAAAAAAAATGATCAAACAGTTCAGAAAACAGATGTTAGCATCGCCAAAAATTACCTTACTGAAGATGAAATAAAACTTCTAGGCTTATTAGTAGAGCAATATTTAGCTTTTGCTGAGACCATGGCTCAACAGCAAACCCCCATGTACATGAAAGATTGGGCAGAACGTCTCGACAGTATTTTACAACTCAACGGAAGAGAGTTGTTGTCGCACGCCGGTAAAATTAGTCATCAAATGGCTCTGGATAAATCTACCCAGGAATTTGAAAAATTTAAAGAAAGTAGAAAATCACTAGAAATCGAACAAAGCCTGAAAGAAATTGAAGCCGATATTAAAAAATTGAAGAAATAA
- a CDS encoding MFS transporter, which translates to MKKNTTESPAFSTHQKIIIAILALLQFTVILDFMVISPLGDILMKTLNMTPANFGFTVSAYAFSAGASGLLAAGFADKFDRKKLLIFFYIGFIIGTVFCALSTSYVMLLLARIVTGLFGGVIGSVSLAIVTDLFVIHQRGRVMGFIQMAFASSQILGIPVGLYFANHWGWHSAFIMIAVLAVLILIAIITQMKPITKHLEVQSDKSPFLHLWHTLSNKQYQVGFMSIAFLSVGGFMLQPFGSAFLVNNIHISQLELPMVFFFTGLSVLFIMPLVGKLSDKVSKFKLFAAGSILSVIMIIIYTNLGPVPLWEIVVFTMIMFMGIMSRMIPATTLNTAIPGLEDRGAYMSISSSLQQIAGGIAAVCAGFIVHQKTKTSPLENYDILGYVIAVITLSTIFLIWRVNKLVESKDTAAPNPVPEMAEV; encoded by the coding sequence ATGAAAAAAAACACTACAGAAAGCCCGGCTTTCTCGACACACCAAAAAATCATTATTGCGATATTAGCACTTTTGCAGTTCACCGTGATACTCGATTTTATGGTTATTTCTCCCTTAGGAGATATTTTAATGAAAACCCTGAACATGACACCGGCAAATTTTGGTTTTACCGTTTCTGCCTACGCCTTTAGTGCAGGAGCTTCAGGATTACTCGCTGCAGGTTTTGCAGATAAGTTTGACCGAAAGAAACTTTTAATTTTCTTTTATATCGGATTTATTATAGGCACCGTTTTCTGCGCACTTTCAACCAGTTATGTAATGCTGCTTTTGGCAAGGATTGTAACTGGACTTTTCGGAGGGGTAATAGGATCTGTTTCCCTGGCGATCGTAACGGATTTGTTCGTGATTCACCAACGCGGACGTGTGATGGGATTTATTCAAATGGCATTTGCTTCCAGTCAGATTTTAGGAATTCCGGTAGGCTTGTATTTTGCCAATCACTGGGGATGGCATTCGGCTTTTATTATGATTGCAGTTCTGGCGGTATTGATTCTTATTGCTATTATCACTCAGATGAAACCGATCACCAAACATTTAGAAGTGCAGTCAGACAAAAGTCCTTTTTTACATTTGTGGCATACCCTGAGCAACAAACAATATCAGGTTGGTTTTATGTCTATCGCTTTTCTCTCGGTTGGAGGTTTTATGTTACAGCCCTTTGGAAGTGCCTTTTTAGTCAACAATATTCACATCAGTCAGCTCGAATTGCCAATGGTCTTTTTCTTTACCGGACTTTCGGTACTTTTCATTATGCCTTTGGTGGGTAAGTTGAGTGATAAAGTAAGTAAGTTTAAACTGTTTGCGGCCGGATCTATACTTTCGGTTATTATGATTATCATTTACACCAATCTTGGTCCGGTACCTCTTTGGGAAATCGTAGTGTTTACGATGATTATGTTTATGGGGATTATGAGTCGAATGATCCCTGCCACAACATTAAATACAGCTATTCCGGGATTGGAAGATCGTGGTGCTTATATGTCGATTTCGTCTTCTTTGCAGCAGATTGCAGGTGGAATTGCCGCGGTTTGTGCCGGGTTTATTGTTCATCAGAAAACAAAAACATCACCTCTCGAAAACTATGATATTTTGGGATATGTAATTGCGGTAATTACACTTTCGACAATATTTTTGATTTGGAGAGTCAATAAATTGGTGGAATCAAAAGATACTGCTGCTCCTAATCCGGTTCCGGAAATGGCAGAAGTTTAA
- a CDS encoding DUF4861 family protein, whose amino-acid sequence MKIMKLLLILTFILPVTTIAQTKATIILHNSSALDRKETVVAIPWKSVLSSCPQIDTANFVVLNTLTKKQIPYQLEHRGNAAVQNLLVQIDLKAKASLNLTVQKGKPEAFAVKTYARYVPERLDDFAWENDKIAFRAYGKALEKTEGDAYGYDVWVKRTDKLVLNDRYKRNDYHIDHGDGLDYYHVGHTLGAGNMAPYVKDTIRYSGNYHQWKILDNGPLRTTFQLTYDLWNAGGIPVKATKIISIDAGSQLNRIENTYTFEDKNPLPVVVGIIKRAKAGVLSLNEQQGIMGYWEPTFDKEGTTGVASILTTPANAMWVTKEQLLTQTTVKSNEPLVYYTGAAWDKAGKITSARQWFNYLDHFNEELKNPLTVNVK is encoded by the coding sequence ATGAAAATAATGAAACTCCTTCTTATACTGACTTTTATTTTGCCGGTCACTACAATTGCACAAACAAAAGCAACAATAATCCTTCACAATAGTTCGGCTCTGGATCGCAAAGAAACGGTTGTAGCCATCCCTTGGAAATCGGTACTTTCCTCCTGTCCGCAAATTGACACCGCAAACTTTGTCGTATTGAATACCCTCACCAAAAAGCAAATTCCGTATCAGTTAGAACATCGCGGGAATGCTGCCGTTCAAAATTTATTGGTCCAAATTGATTTAAAAGCCAAAGCCTCTCTGAATCTTACCGTTCAAAAAGGAAAACCGGAAGCCTTTGCTGTCAAAACCTATGCCCGTTATGTACCGGAACGTCTGGACGATTTTGCCTGGGAAAATGATAAAATTGCCTTCCGTGCCTATGGAAAGGCTCTTGAAAAAACTGAAGGTGATGCGTACGGTTATGATGTTTGGGTAAAACGAACCGATAAACTCGTCCTCAACGATCGCTACAAACGCAACGACTATCATATCGACCATGGCGACGGATTGGATTATTATCACGTAGGACACACTTTAGGTGCAGGAAATATGGCTCCGTACGTAAAAGATACCATCCGATATTCGGGCAATTACCACCAATGGAAAATTTTAGACAATGGACCTCTCCGCACCACTTTTCAACTGACATATGACCTCTGGAATGCCGGTGGAATACCCGTTAAAGCCACTAAAATTATTTCTATAGATGCCGGTTCACAGCTCAACCGAATAGAGAACACGTATACATTCGAGGATAAAAACCCTTTACCGGTTGTAGTTGGAATTATCAAACGAGCGAAAGCCGGAGTTCTTTCTTTAAACGAACAACAAGGTATTATGGGGTATTGGGAACCCACTTTTGATAAAGAAGGTACTACCGGAGTGGCATCAATCTTAACGACACCCGCAAATGCCATGTGGGTAACCAAAGAACAATTACTTACCCAAACCACCGTCAAAAGCAACGAACCTCTTGTCTACTATACTGGCGCAGCCTGGGACAAGGCCGGAAAAATTACTTCGGCCAGACAATGGTTCAATTACCTCGATCATTTTAATGAAGAGCTTAAAAATCCATTAACGGTCAATGTAAAATAG
- a CDS encoding helix-turn-helix domain-containing protein — protein sequence MTTDIIELNDFIVLIEQSNTSKPFIQQCEIDGDAVGFAFYGSGNVELEIKHNNQTKYLTNTTGLAICFFGNQKVGFSHKIEPDKPLQSISIFTKPKHLHSLPQAEKEIFENYLPELLNPQEHFVQGPSFYMTLEMQVAVQKIFNTTYTGNTRLLFLRSQVNELLAHFYALLATGTKIDLSEIDKNKLFKAKEIVTNSYSKPPSITQLSQMVGLNSNKLKKNFKELFGIPVFKFVQEERLHKAYELLRDNEKTVQESAWEVGYDSLSSFSNAFHKKFGRRPNEVRQQFFSNKS from the coding sequence ATGACAACAGACATTATAGAATTAAATGATTTTATTGTTTTAATCGAACAATCCAACACCTCAAAACCTTTCATACAGCAATGTGAAATCGACGGAGATGCTGTTGGCTTTGCCTTTTATGGCTCCGGAAATGTTGAACTGGAAATCAAACACAACAATCAGACTAAATACCTGACCAATACAACCGGACTCGCCATTTGTTTTTTTGGCAATCAAAAGGTCGGGTTCTCTCATAAAATAGAACCAGATAAACCACTACAGTCCATCAGCATCTTCACCAAACCAAAACATTTACATTCCCTGCCTCAGGCCGAGAAAGAAATTTTTGAAAATTATCTTCCGGAATTATTAAATCCGCAGGAACATTTTGTTCAGGGGCCTTCCTTTTATATGACTTTGGAGATGCAGGTAGCGGTTCAAAAGATTTTCAATACCACCTACACCGGCAATACGAGATTACTGTTTTTAAGAAGTCAGGTCAACGAACTTTTGGCTCACTTCTATGCGTTGCTCGCAACAGGTACCAAAATTGATCTTTCGGAAATTGATAAAAACAAACTTTTCAAAGCAAAAGAAATTGTAACCAACAGCTATTCAAAACCGCCATCGATCACACAATTATCGCAAATGGTAGGCTTGAACAGTAACAAACTCAAAAAGAATTTTAAAGAACTTTTTGGCATTCCTGTTTTCAAATTCGTTCAGGAAGAAAGACTGCACAAAGCTTACGAACTGTTGCGTGACAACGAAAAAACAGTTCAGGAATCGGCCTGGGAGGTGGGTTATGACAGTCTGAGTTCGTTTTCGAATGCCTTTCATAAAAAATTTGGTAGGCGCCCAAATGAAGTTCGACAGCAATTCTTTTCAAACAAATCATAA
- a CDS encoding glycosyltransferase has translation MKSETLTSEQFYTSNPDLNNQQALNSSIFRISNANATSNKISERTKSKTGLFVLISTFILMFIGAYTAYQLQSDFDQFQLERINSSWGFPFLILAGALFVFQAGVFLYNLYLYFTYKPIESVSDEMLPTCTVIVPAYNEGKLVWDTLMSLAESDFPEQKMQILAVDDGSKDDTWYWMQQAKIKLGDRLTIFQQPENRGKRHALHRGFELGTGEIFVTVDSDSIVKKDTLRNLVSPFVVDEKCGAVAGNVHVLNNKKAILPKMLNVSFVMSFEFMRSAESQLGSVLCTPGAAAAYRKTSVFACLDEWINQTFMGQPSDIGEDRAMTNMILRQGQHVLFQRNAYVLTNVPEEYTGLYKMFIRWSRSNVRENIAMAKYVFTDFRNESKFGARLLFVSQSMKMIMAYPFMFFMFFFIAVHPILFLSSTLLAILIVSSFPVLFYTKRYNFADSLWAYSYSVFYTFSLFWITPYAIVTANKKGWLTRGLA, from the coding sequence ATGAAAAGTGAAACCTTAACATCAGAACAGTTTTATACTTCAAATCCAGATCTTAATAACCAACAAGCCTTAAACAGTTCCATTTTTCGTATTAGTAACGCCAATGCAACTTCAAATAAAATAAGCGAACGAACCAAAAGTAAGACGGGGTTGTTTGTATTGATAAGTACATTTATCCTTATGTTTATTGGAGCTTATACTGCTTATCAGCTGCAATCTGACTTTGATCAGTTTCAGTTGGAGCGAATAAATTCAAGCTGGGGATTCCCTTTCCTGATACTGGCAGGGGCATTGTTTGTGTTTCAGGCCGGAGTTTTTCTGTACAATTTATACTTGTATTTTACTTATAAACCAATCGAGTCTGTTTCGGATGAAATGTTACCAACTTGTACTGTGATTGTTCCTGCCTATAACGAAGGGAAATTGGTTTGGGATACTTTAATGAGTTTGGCAGAGAGTGATTTCCCGGAGCAAAAGATGCAAATATTAGCGGTTGATGACGGAAGTAAAGACGATACCTGGTACTGGATGCAGCAGGCAAAAATAAAATTGGGAGATCGTTTGACGATTTTTCAACAACCTGAAAATAGAGGAAAACGTCATGCTTTACACCGTGGATTCGAATTGGGGACAGGAGAGATCTTCGTTACGGTAGACAGTGATTCAATCGTAAAAAAAGATACTTTAAGAAACTTAGTGAGTCCGTTTGTAGTAGATGAAAAATGTGGTGCAGTAGCTGGAAATGTTCATGTACTGAACAACAAAAAAGCAATTTTACCTAAAATGCTGAATGTAAGTTTTGTGATGAGTTTTGAGTTTATGCGTTCTGCCGAAAGTCAGTTAGGGTCTGTGCTTTGTACTCCGGGCGCAGCGGCAGCTTACAGGAAAACCTCGGTTTTTGCTTGTCTGGACGAATGGATCAATCAAACTTTTATGGGACAGCCCTCAGATATTGGTGAAGATCGTGCCATGACCAATATGATTTTGAGACAAGGGCAGCATGTGTTGTTTCAGAGAAATGCTTATGTATTGACCAACGTGCCGGAAGAATATACGGGATTGTACAAAATGTTTATCAGATGGAGCAGAAGTAATGTGCGTGAGAACATCGCAATGGCAAAGTACGTTTTTACTGATTTCAGGAATGAATCTAAATTCGGAGCACGTCTTTTATTTGTGAGTCAATCGATGAAGATGATTATGGCGTATCCGTTTATGTTTTTTATGTTCTTTTTCATCGCGGTACATCCGATATTATTTTTAAGTTCTACACTTTTAGCGATTTTAATCGTATCGAGTTTTCCGGTATTGTTTTACACCAAAAGATATAATTTTGCTGATTCACTTTGGGCTTATTCGTACAGTGTTTTTTATACCTTCAGTTTGTTTTGGATTACACCGTATGCTATCGTTACAGCCAATAAAAAAGGCTGGCTGACCCGCGGATTGGCATAG